A part of Rhopalosiphum maidis isolate BTI-1 chromosome 3, ASM367621v3, whole genome shotgun sequence genomic DNA contains:
- the LOC113556153 gene encoding 40S ribosomal protein S3-like isoform X1: MPNDYVYKTLACRQILFCARPLEISNKMPAKTTSVKKRFVSDGILRAELNEFLTRELAEDGYSGVDVRASPSRTEIVISATRTQDVLGDKGRRIRELTSLIQKRFDFKDKEVELFAEKVAHRGLCAIAQAESLRYKLIGGLAIRRACYGVLRFIMESGAKGCEVVVAGKLRGQRAKSMKFVDGLMIHSGDPCNDYVNVATRHVYLRQGVLGIKIKIMLPWDKSGKLGPKKPLPDNVTVEEPKEEILPIAPTSEVKSKPEVAVPAVVPVEPVVG, encoded by the exons atgcCAAATGACTACGTTTATAAAACGTTAGCGTGtcgtcaaattttattttgcgctCGACCCTTGGAAATAAGTAACAAG ATGCCAGCTAAAACGACTTCTGTTAAGAAAAGG tttgtgtcgGATGGTATATTACGTGCAGAACTCAACGAGTTCTTGACACGAGAACTTGCTGAAGATGGTTATTCTGGCGTTGATGTCCGTGCTTCTCCATCGCGCACAGAAATTGTTATTTCTGCAACACGTACCCAAGACGTATTGGGCGATAAGGGACGCCGTATTCGCGAACTTACATCTCTCATCCAAAAACGTTTTGACTTCAAAGACAAAGAAGTTGAACTTTTCGCCGAGAAAGTAGCACACCGTGGATTGTGTGCTATTGCCCAAGCTGAGTCATTACGTTACAAGTTGATTGGCGGTTTAGCTATCAGGAGAGCATGTTATGGTGTGTTGAGATTCATCATGGAAAGTGGAGCTAAGGGGTGTGAAGTCGTAGTGGCTGGTAAATTAAGAGGTCAACGTGCCAAGTCAATGAAATTCGTTGATGGACTTATGATTCACAGTGGTGACCCATGCAATGACTATGTTAATGTGGCTACTAGACACGTTTATTTAAGACAAG gaGTTTTGGGTatcaagataaaaattatgttgccATGGGACAAATCAGGTAAACTTGGCCCAAAGAAGCCTTTGCCAGATAATGTCACCGTTGAAGAACCCAAGGAAGAAATTCTACCCATAGCACCAACCAGTGAAGTTAAATCTAAACCCGAAGTAGCAGTACCTGCTGTTGTTCCAGTTGAACCTGTTGTTGGTTGA
- the LOC113556153 gene encoding 40S ribosomal protein S3-like isoform X2, translating to MPAKTTSVKKRFVSDGILRAELNEFLTRELAEDGYSGVDVRASPSRTEIVISATRTQDVLGDKGRRIRELTSLIQKRFDFKDKEVELFAEKVAHRGLCAIAQAESLRYKLIGGLAIRRACYGVLRFIMESGAKGCEVVVAGKLRGQRAKSMKFVDGLMIHSGDPCNDYVNVATRHVYLRQGVLGIKIKIMLPWDKSGKLGPKKPLPDNVTVEEPKEEILPIAPTSEVKSKPEVAVPAVVPVEPVVG from the exons ATGCCAGCTAAAACGACTTCTGTTAAGAAAAGG tttgtgtcgGATGGTATATTACGTGCAGAACTCAACGAGTTCTTGACACGAGAACTTGCTGAAGATGGTTATTCTGGCGTTGATGTCCGTGCTTCTCCATCGCGCACAGAAATTGTTATTTCTGCAACACGTACCCAAGACGTATTGGGCGATAAGGGACGCCGTATTCGCGAACTTACATCTCTCATCCAAAAACGTTTTGACTTCAAAGACAAAGAAGTTGAACTTTTCGCCGAGAAAGTAGCACACCGTGGATTGTGTGCTATTGCCCAAGCTGAGTCATTACGTTACAAGTTGATTGGCGGTTTAGCTATCAGGAGAGCATGTTATGGTGTGTTGAGATTCATCATGGAAAGTGGAGCTAAGGGGTGTGAAGTCGTAGTGGCTGGTAAATTAAGAGGTCAACGTGCCAAGTCAATGAAATTCGTTGATGGACTTATGATTCACAGTGGTGACCCATGCAATGACTATGTTAATGTGGCTACTAGACACGTTTATTTAAGACAAG gaGTTTTGGGTatcaagataaaaattatgttgccATGGGACAAATCAGGTAAACTTGGCCCAAAGAAGCCTTTGCCAGATAATGTCACCGTTGAAGAACCCAAGGAAGAAATTCTACCCATAGCACCAACCAGTGAAGTTAAATCTAAACCCGAAGTAGCAGTACCTGCTGTTGTTCCAGTTGAACCTGTTGTTGGTTGA
- the LOC113557695 gene encoding uncharacterized protein LOC113557695 yields MFIVLSAKNGGLQKRPIVMHGVSCTIFVEAIFSLGGFLFIVLSLKYSGKFGKRVGTAPAINIMESKLVVSNNKGIFVMNGFRYGLQPDKIISLKQLNNSKRFFLMKWKETEDITYVRASTAKKHCPLLVIEFYQRLIQWNDN; encoded by the exons ATGTTCATTGTTTTATCTGCTAAAAATGGAGGATTACAAAAGCGGCCCATTGTCATGCATGGCG TTAGCTGTACTATTTTTGTTGAAGCAATCTTCAGTTTAGGTGGCTTTCTTTTCATAGTTTTATCACTCAAATATTCTGGTAAATTTGGGAAAAGAGTAGGAACTGCTCCAGCTATTAAT atCATGGAAAGTAAATTAGTTGTATCCAATAACAAAGGGATATTTGTGATGAATGGATTTCGTTATGGATTACAACCCGATAAAATCATCagcttaaaacaattaaataatagtaaacgtTTCTTCTTAATGAAATGGAAGGAGACTGAGGATATAACATACGTGAGGGCGAGTACTGCGAAAAAACACTGCCCATTACTAGTAATAGAATTTTATCAAAGACTTATTCAATGGAatgataattga